A genome region from Desulfurobacterium atlanticum includes the following:
- a CDS encoding ABC transporter permease has translation MRDFFERFKVLVWKELIQFIRSKGLLIFAIYAFTLDIYFAATGISLTLKNAKFFVQDMDMSSVSREYVYKFQKPYFNFQGYILDDKEIEKLLVDDRAIAVIRIPDNFERDFKKGKAEIGLIINGAEIVSSYLFSAYAAQITYNFIMEHFPIKEVGLIEPEGRLYFNQNASSKDFMGISELLTIVTLFLLILPSSAIIREKERGNIEMLVVSPVHNYTFMLAKVVSMSIVILLCTIFSILFILKGVLGIQVKGNLFEFSFFTLIFVFAVSGLSMFIAAISENMLQVSQLSILILVPILYLSGSWTPIEAMPKVLQYLSYLSPLKYYIDGAFGILIKGLSLKDVFYDLLGLLLLGSAVFSAGSYFLSKKV, from the coding sequence ATGAGAGATTTTTTTGAGCGCTTTAAAGTTCTTGTATGGAAAGAACTCATTCAGTTTATAAGGAGTAAAGGACTTCTAATTTTCGCAATTTATGCGTTTACTCTTGATATCTATTTTGCCGCTACAGGTATCTCTTTAACTCTAAAAAATGCAAAGTTTTTTGTTCAGGATATGGATATGAGTTCTGTTTCAAGGGAGTATGTTTATAAGTTTCAAAAACCGTATTTTAACTTTCAAGGATATATTCTTGATGATAAAGAGATTGAGAAACTCCTTGTTGATGATAGGGCAATAGCAGTTATCCGCATTCCTGATAATTTTGAGAGAGATTTTAAAAAGGGGAAAGCTGAGATAGGGTTGATTATTAACGGTGCTGAGATAGTTTCAAGCTACCTTTTTTCAGCCTATGCTGCACAGATAACATATAACTTCATAATGGAGCATTTTCCGATTAAGGAGGTAGGCTTAATAGAACCTGAAGGAAGACTTTACTTTAATCAAAATGCTTCAAGTAAGGATTTTATGGGAATTTCCGAACTTTTAACGATTGTAACCCTTTTCCTTCTCATACTTCCATCCTCAGCAATAATAAGAGAAAAGGAGAGGGGAAACATTGAGATGCTTGTGGTTTCTCCTGTGCATAACTACACGTTTATGCTTGCAAAAGTTGTTTCTATGTCTATTGTAATTCTTCTTTGCACCATTTTTTCAATTCTGTTTATTTTAAAAGGGGTTTTAGGTATTCAGGTTAAAGGAAATCTTTTTGAATTTTCCTTTTTCACTCTGATATTTGTTTTTGCTGTGTCAGGTCTTTCCATGTTTATTGCTGCTATTTCTGAGAATATGCTTCAGGTTTCCCAGCTTTCCATTTTGATTCTTGTTCCAATTCTATACCTTTCAGGTTCCTGGACGCCGATAGAAGCGATGCCTAAAGTTTTACAGTATCTTTCCTATCTTTCTCCACTTAAATATTATATAGATGGAGCTTTCGGCATTTTGATTAAAGGACTTTCTTTAAAAGATGTTTTTTATGACCTTTTAGGACTTTTGCTTCTTGGTTCTGCTGTTTTCTCTGCAGGAAGTTATTTCCTGTCTAAAAAGGTTTAA
- a CDS encoding ABC transporter permease, with the protein MNFKKIKTIILKEFKEMLKDKIGALVIFIVPISTMLIFGYGMRLDVDKIPFVVVDRDHSSLSRELIYRLSATKEYFKFVGEVSSEKVIDEMILKDKARFGVVIPENFERDIKRGKNRKILILIDATFPYRGEMAKSYVVAVVNQLNLERIGKLGKVSVPVELKTRYWFNESLKQEYLMAAGTMAIVLFMSPAIVASLLIAKERERGSIYNIYTSSITPLEYLLGKLLYTFCISFINFLIIFLLTLYLFKVPFKGNIFLFVLASSIFIAVSSAFGLFLSTFLRTQVSAFVGSIILTIVPSVLYSGYMTPISAMNKSGLFMAYMIPTFYYMKILKGCFFKNTGFTVIFPYITALSGFFLLFFGLNVKLFKKRER; encoded by the coding sequence ATGAATTTTAAAAAGATTAAAACGATAATTCTTAAAGAGTTTAAGGAGATGCTTAAGGATAAGATAGGTGCTCTTGTTATTTTTATCGTTCCCATTTCCACAATGCTTATTTTCGGCTACGGGATGAGACTTGATGTTGACAAGATTCCTTTTGTTGTTGTTGATAGGGATCACTCCTCTTTGAGCAGGGAGCTTATATACAGACTTTCTGCTACAAAAGAGTATTTTAAATTTGTTGGTGAAGTTTCTTCTGAAAAAGTAATAGATGAGATGATTTTAAAGGATAAAGCCCGATTTGGCGTTGTTATTCCTGAAAACTTTGAAAGAGATATAAAAAGGGGTAAAAATAGAAAAATTCTTATTTTGATAGATGCTACATTTCCCTACAGGGGAGAGATGGCAAAAAGTTATGTTGTTGCCGTTGTTAATCAACTGAATCTTGAGAGGATAGGTAAACTCGGAAAAGTTTCTGTTCCTGTTGAGCTTAAAACAAGATACTGGTTCAATGAAAGCTTAAAGCAGGAATACCTTATGGCAGCAGGCACAATGGCGATTGTTCTTTTTATGTCTCCTGCGATAGTTGCTTCTCTTTTAATTGCAAAAGAGAGGGAAAGAGGTTCCATCTATAATATCTACACATCATCAATTACACCGCTTGAGTATCTTTTGGGGAAGCTTTTATACACCTTTTGTATCTCTTTTATCAACTTCTTGATAATTTTTCTTTTGACACTGTATCTATTTAAAGTGCCGTTTAAAGGAAACATATTTCTGTTTGTTCTTGCTTCTTCCATTTTTATAGCTGTGTCTTCCGCTTTTGGGCTTTTTCTTTCAACCTTTTTAAGAACTCAGGTTTCAGCTTTTGTCGGTTCTATCATTCTTACAATTGTTCCTTCGGTGCTTTATTCTGGATATATGACTCCCATAAGTGCAATGAATAAAAGTGGTCTTTTTATGGCGTATATGATACCCACCTTTTACTATATGAAGATTTTAAAAGGGTGCTTTTTTAAGAATACGGGATTCACAGTTATTTTCCCGTATATTACTGCACTTTCTGGGTTTTTCCTGCTGTTTTTTGGACTTAATGTAAAACTTTTCAAGAAGAGAGAAAGATGA
- a CDS encoding ATP-binding cassette domain-containing protein, translated as MKVVSVENLRKTYNRGKVVAVDGISFSVNREEIYIFVGPDGAGKSSTLKVVAGVLYYDDGKVELFGQDIKSDRVVEKLKDKIAFMPQGLGLNLYHTLSVEENIDFFANLHDVPVDVREKRKKLLLEATGLLPFKDREAGKLSGGMMQKLGICCSLIHTPELIILDEPTTGVDPVSRRELWKLIYRFVKEEGITALISTSYLDEAERSTTLSIMKSGKLILTSSPEALLEEKIDVYEAEGKDVEKAYEIAWKYFRIPRLKGKVLRFVADDISPVKNFSLSVKKVEPSVEDLFLLKTGLKRVKLEPFFKIDLDIPEDAIVVKNVVKKFGDFTAVDSVSFTVKRGEIFGLLGPNGAGKTTLIKMMTGLYNPTSGECFIAGFKGEKIKRVIGYMSQKFSLYNDLTVYENMVLWGKIYNVHGDVLKDRIEEALRVVDLEKYRDYIVESLPLGIKQRLALMCAVIHGPAVLFLDEPTSGVDPAERDAFWQIIRFLVREIGVTVIVTTHYMDEAEYCDRILLMNRGRAIAFGTPSFLKNETLKKIGRIYEIKTENPFADVDRLLKSGFNAVLYGRKIRIYSKDELSPAVLEKAGVKIISFRKGDVTMEDVFVYAVGSDEF; from the coding sequence ATGAAAGTTGTTTCTGTAGAAAATTTGAGAAAAACCTATAATCGCGGGAAGGTGGTAGCAGTTGATGGTATATCCTTCTCTGTTAACAGAGAGGAGATATATATCTTTGTTGGTCCTGATGGTGCTGGTAAATCTTCAACGTTAAAGGTTGTGGCAGGCGTTTTATACTATGATGATGGAAAAGTTGAACTTTTTGGTCAGGATATAAAAAGTGATAGAGTTGTTGAAAAGTTAAAAGATAAAATAGCTTTTATGCCTCAAGGTCTTGGTTTAAATCTTTACCACACTTTATCTGTGGAAGAAAATATAGATTTTTTTGCCAATTTACATGATGTTCCTGTTGATGTAAGGGAAAAAAGGAAAAAGCTTCTGCTTGAAGCAACGGGACTTTTGCCGTTTAAGGACAGGGAAGCGGGTAAACTTTCTGGTGGTATGATGCAAAAGCTTGGTATCTGTTGCAGCCTGATTCATACACCTGAACTTATAATCCTTGACGAGCCAACTACAGGAGTTGACCCTGTTTCAAGGCGGGAGCTTTGGAAGCTTATTTACAGGTTTGTTAAAGAGGAAGGAATCACAGCTCTTATCTCAACCTCCTATCTTGATGAAGCTGAAAGAAGCACCACACTTTCAATAATGAAATCGGGAAAGCTCATATTAACATCCTCTCCCGAAGCTCTTCTTGAAGAGAAAATAGATGTTTATGAAGCCGAAGGGAAAGATGTAGAGAAAGCGTATGAGATTGCGTGGAAATACTTTAGGATTCCAAGGTTAAAGGGAAAAGTTTTAAGATTTGTTGCAGATGATATTTCTCCTGTTAAAAACTTCTCTCTTTCTGTAAAAAAGGTTGAGCCTTCTGTTGAGGACCTTTTTCTTCTTAAAACGGGACTTAAAAGGGTAAAGCTTGAGCCTTTTTTCAAGATAGATTTGGATATTCCTGAAGATGCAATAGTTGTAAAAAATGTTGTGAAAAAGTTTGGTGATTTTACAGCTGTTGATAGTGTTTCTTTTACAGTGAAAAGGGGAGAGATATTCGGTCTTCTCGGGCCAAACGGTGCAGGAAAAACCACTCTTATAAAAATGATGACAGGACTTTACAATCCTACATCAGGAGAGTGTTTTATAGCAGGATTTAAAGGTGAAAAAATAAAGCGAGTGATAGGCTATATGTCTCAGAAATTTTCTCTCTATAACGATTTAACCGTTTATGAAAATATGGTTTTATGGGGAAAGATATATAACGTTCACGGAGATGTTTTAAAGGATAGAATAGAGGAAGCTTTAAGGGTTGTTGACCTTGAAAAATATAGAGATTACATAGTTGAGTCTTTACCTCTTGGTATAAAACAGCGGCTTGCACTTATGTGTGCTGTAATCCACGGCCCTGCCGTTCTTTTCCTTGATGAGCCAACTTCAGGAGTTGATCCTGCAGAAAGGGATGCTTTCTGGCAGATAATTAGATTTTTAGTAAGAGAGATAGGTGTTACGGTTATAGTAACAACTCACTATATGGATGAGGCAGAATACTGTGACAGAATTTTGCTTATGAACAGGGGAAGAGCTATAGCTTTTGGCACCCCTTCTTTTCTTAAAAATGAGACTCTTAAGAAGATAGGTAGAATTTATGAGATTAAAACAGAAAATCCTTTTGCTGATGTAGATAGACTTTTAAAAAGTGGATTTAACGCTGTTCTTTACGGGAGGAAAATTCGTATTTATTCAAAAGATGAGCTTTCTCCTGCTGTTCTTGAGAAGGCTGGTGTTAAGATTATTTCTTTTAGAAAAGGTGATGTTACAATGGAAGATGTTTTTGTTTATGCAGTGGGGAGTGATGAATTTTAA
- a CDS encoding HlyD family secretion protein: MKKVVSILAVFLFLFSCQYFEKESKAIYVSGRIEGNEIDVGTKFPGRVRKVYVDEGDSVKKGQIIAVLEAKDVDAKLKQAKAGVKTAKTAALAKEKEIAVYVARVKALENRKTALEKEIDEQIKIAKKRKALAENDVSLARKAYDKAKAVFDKTKADFERFKTLYEKRIISRADFDKAKMAFEVAKADLESAKENLKKAETAVKIADAGIKIALTKRSEIDAINNEIQSFKAIVEAKRKEYQTFLEKVKQAEAVVEEVKANLEDMVIKSPIDGVVTVKYVNTGEVVPAGFRIVSVVNLNDVYLKGYIPEKKIGLIRIGQPAYIVVDAYPDKKFPAYVSYISQKAEFTPKEVQTKEERVKEVFAVKLKLKKNPDGISKPGMPADGYIELSK; the protein is encoded by the coding sequence ATGAAGAAAGTTGTTTCTATTCTTGCTGTCTTTCTTTTCCTTTTTTCCTGCCAGTACTTTGAGAAAGAGAGTAAAGCTATCTATGTAAGTGGAAGAATAGAAGGTAACGAGATAGATGTTGGAACAAAATTCCCCGGAAGAGTAAGAAAGGTCTATGTTGATGAGGGAGATAGTGTAAAAAAGGGGCAGATTATAGCTGTTCTTGAAGCTAAAGATGTGGATGCAAAGCTGAAACAGGCTAAGGCTGGCGTGAAAACAGCAAAAACTGCGGCGTTAGCCAAGGAAAAGGAGATAGCTGTTTATGTTGCCAGGGTAAAAGCTCTTGAAAATAGAAAAACGGCTCTTGAAAAAGAGATAGATGAACAGATTAAAATAGCAAAGAAGAGAAAAGCTCTTGCTGAGAATGATGTTTCTCTTGCGAGAAAGGCGTATGATAAGGCTAAAGCTGTTTTTGATAAAACCAAGGCTGATTTTGAAAGATTTAAAACCCTTTATGAAAAAAGAATTATTTCCCGTGCTGATTTTGATAAAGCAAAGATGGCGTTTGAAGTGGCAAAAGCTGACCTTGAAAGTGCGAAAGAAAACCTTAAGAAAGCTGAGACGGCGGTAAAGATAGCAGATGCCGGGATAAAAATAGCTTTAACTAAAAGAAGTGAAATAGATGCTATCAATAACGAGATACAGTCTTTTAAAGCTATTGTTGAAGCTAAAAGGAAAGAGTATCAGACGTTTCTTGAAAAAGTAAAACAGGCTGAGGCTGTTGTTGAAGAAGTTAAAGCAAATCTTGAAGATATGGTTATTAAATCTCCTATAGATGGTGTTGTTACCGTTAAGTATGTGAATACCGGTGAGGTTGTTCCTGCTGGTTTTAGAATAGTTTCTGTGGTCAATCTTAATGATGTTTATCTTAAAGGGTATATTCCGGAGAAAAAAATAGGGCTTATAAGAATAGGGCAGCCAGCTTATATTGTTGTGGACGCTTATCCTGATAAAAAATTTCCTGCCTATGTAAGTTATATCTCTCAGAAAGCAGAGTTCACACCGAAAGAGGTGCAGACGAAAGAGGAAAGGGTAAAAGAGGTTTTTGCTGTTAAGCTAAAACTTAAAAAGAATCCTGACGGAATTTCAAAGCCGGGAATGCCTGCAGACGGTTATATAGAGCTTTCAAAATGA
- a CDS encoding cytochrome-c peroxidase, producing MKKLLLSVTAMLAISVSAKAGVWETTCSNCHGRVAPSKTQILEKFATPEDLVKRARELVNAGVMPKGLQFGLAAKELYGRMPKMKGVHMPPKTDKYTRFFEVLPSTPPIPADNPMTVAKVKLGKMLYFDPRLSRSNLISCNTCHNLSIGGDDNQKTSIGDKWQKGPRNAPTVFNAAFLKVQFWDGRAATLEEQAKGPLTAHVEMNATPEMVVKKLKAIPEYREMFKKAFPGEVDPITFDNVAKAIAAYERTLITPNSPFDRYLSGDKKALSRVQIEGMKLFVDKGCVSCHRGPVLSDGMFHKFKINDDKGRYEVTKRKEDMYKFRTAQLRMVSQTAPYFHDGSAKTLEEAIDIMAKKMLNVKLTRSEIYRIRKFLDSLTGQVPMEAVVLPVLDDSSR from the coding sequence ATGAAAAAGTTATTATTGTCTGTAACTGCGATGCTGGCGATTTCTGTGTCAGCGAAAGCGGGAGTATGGGAAACAACATGTTCAAACTGTCACGGAAGAGTTGCACCTTCAAAAACACAGATTCTTGAAAAGTTTGCAACACCAGAAGACCTTGTAAAAAGGGCAAGGGAGCTTGTTAATGCTGGTGTTATGCCAAAAGGTCTTCAGTTTGGCCTTGCTGCCAAAGAGCTTTACGGTAGAATGCCAAAGATGAAAGGTGTTCACATGCCACCTAAAACCGATAAATACACAAGATTTTTTGAAGTTCTACCTTCAACTCCGCCAATTCCGGCAGATAATCCTATGACTGTTGCAAAGGTTAAGCTTGGTAAAATGCTCTATTTTGACCCGAGACTTTCAAGGAGCAATCTTATCTCGTGTAATACATGTCACAACCTATCAATAGGTGGAGATGATAATCAGAAAACTTCCATCGGTGATAAATGGCAGAAAGGACCAAGAAACGCTCCTACCGTTTTCAATGCTGCTTTCTTAAAGGTTCAGTTCTGGGACGGAAGGGCTGCTACACTTGAGGAGCAGGCTAAGGGGCCTCTTACAGCTCACGTTGAGATGAACGCGACTCCTGAAATGGTTGTGAAAAAGCTAAAAGCTATTCCTGAATACAGAGAAATGTTTAAAAAAGCGTTTCCAGGAGAAGTTGATCCTATCACATTTGATAATGTTGCCAAGGCGATAGCAGCTTACGAGAGGACGCTTATAACTCCGAACTCTCCATTTGACAGATATCTCTCAGGTGATAAAAAAGCTCTTTCAAGGGTTCAGATTGAGGGTATGAAGCTGTTTGTTGATAAAGGATGTGTGTCATGTCATAGAGGTCCTGTTCTTTCAGATGGAATGTTTCACAAGTTTAAGATTAACGACGACAAAGGAAGGTATGAAGTTACTAAAAGAAAAGAGGATATGTATAAATTCAGAACAGCTCAGCTCAGGATGGTTTCACAGACAGCACCTTATTTCCACGACGGTTCTGCAAAAACACTTGAAGAAGCAATTGATATAATGGCTAAAAAGATGCTCAATGTGAAGCTTACAAGAAGTGAAATCTATAGAATCAGAAAGTTCCTTGATTCTCTTACAGGACAGGTGCCTATGGAAGCTGTAGTTCTTCCTGTTCTTGATGATTCAAGCAGATAA
- a CDS encoding ABC transporter ATP-binding protein encodes MLGASGSGKTTLLRLIAGLDYPTSGKIFINGKDVTQEEPSKRNISMVFQSYALFPHMNVRENIVFGLKVRKVKKEEIEKRLYTVTKMLKIDKLLDRKPSQLSGGQRQRVALARAIISERPVCLMDEPLSNLDAKLRSAMRKELKSLQQKLNLTVIYVTHDQIEAMSMADEIILINNGKIEQHAEPTTIYENPKTTYVAEFIGTPPMNIFDVKTIESFPFKIPENAVKVGVRPEDISFKEDEIKIGEGEVVFSEYHGSEIIYSVNVKGDLINAKLTEKEFLSGKKVSLYCKKSKLHFFDGKGKKL; translated from the coding sequence ATCCTTGGAGCTTCAGGTTCTGGAAAAACCACTCTTTTAAGATTAATTGCAGGACTTGATTATCCCACAAGTGGAAAAATTTTCATAAATGGAAAAGATGTAACACAAGAAGAACCTTCAAAGAGAAATATCTCAATGGTTTTTCAATCTTACGCTCTTTTCCCACACATGAATGTGAGAGAAAACATAGTGTTTGGGCTAAAGGTAAGAAAAGTTAAAAAGGAAGAGATTGAAAAAAGGCTATATACAGTCACAAAAATGTTAAAAATAGATAAACTTCTTGATAGAAAACCTTCACAGCTATCAGGAGGACAGCGACAGAGAGTCGCCCTTGCAAGAGCGATAATATCTGAAAGACCTGTATGCCTGATGGATGAACCACTTTCAAATCTTGATGCCAAACTCAGAAGCGCTATGAGAAAAGAACTTAAATCCCTTCAGCAAAAACTCAACCTTACGGTTATCTATGTTACCCACGATCAGATTGAAGCTATGAGTATGGCAGATGAAATTATCCTTATAAACAACGGAAAGATAGAGCAGCACGCCGAACCAACAACCATATATGAAAACCCAAAAACTACTTATGTAGCAGAGTTTATAGGAACTCCCCCGATGAATATTTTTGATGTGAAAACAATAGAAAGTTTCCCATTCAAAATACCAGAAAATGCTGTAAAAGTAGGAGTCAGACCTGAAGATATCTCCTTTAAAGAAGATGAAATAAAAATAGGGGAAGGAGAGGTCGTATTTTCCGAATACCATGGAAGTGAAATTATCTACTCTGTAAATGTGAAAGGAGATCTAATTAACGCCAAGCTGACAGAAAAAGAATTTTTATCCGGAAAGAAAGTTTCTCTCTACTGTAAGAAGAGTAAACTTCACTTTTTTGACGGGAAAGGAAAAAAACTTTAA
- a CDS encoding ABC transporter substrate-binding protein, with protein sequence MKKVLMALFAVLTAFSSALAQEKIHITFWHAMGGSRAAFIDRMVQDFNYTHPNIEVKAQYKGSYRDTLNSAILAYKQGNAPHIVQIFEVGSQLALDSGIFMPFQDLVKPGDYALLNDFIKPVANYYRIKGKFNSVPFNSSNPILYYNKDLFRKAGLDPENPPKTFDEIVDACVKLKKAGVRYCITWPLHSWFVEQWIAEQGALLANNENGRKARATNIYINSKPMYRIMNWWKKLYDKGYYAYSGKPEDWDGANNLFVSQQAAMLITSTSDVTILENAAYEHGFKLGTGFLPVPDGIKRNGVVVGGASLWVTKGHPKKELEAAKEFLLWFTNTENEVRWHKGTGYFPVRESAVKVLKFEKWFDKHPAYKAAFDQLLQTIPNRATQGALIGNFPEIRTIIENAVQDILAGKPIRATLQEADRKADQALKRYNMSVR encoded by the coding sequence ATGAAAAAAGTTCTCATGGCTCTTTTTGCAGTGCTGACGGCATTTTCATCAGCACTGGCTCAGGAAAAGATTCACATCACTTTCTGGCACGCGATGGGTGGGTCAAGAGCTGCATTTATTGACAGAATGGTGCAGGACTTTAACTACACACACCCGAACATTGAGGTAAAAGCTCAGTACAAAGGAAGCTACAGGGACACACTAAACTCAGCAATCCTTGCATACAAGCAGGGAAATGCTCCTCACATCGTTCAGATTTTTGAAGTTGGAAGCCAGCTTGCTCTTGATTCTGGAATATTTATGCCGTTCCAGGACCTTGTAAAACCGGGAGACTACGCACTTTTAAACGATTTCATAAAACCTGTTGCTAACTATTACAGGATAAAAGGAAAGTTTAACTCTGTTCCTTTTAACTCCTCAAACCCGATACTCTACTACAACAAAGACCTTTTCAGAAAAGCCGGACTGGACCCTGAAAATCCTCCAAAAACATTTGACGAAATCGTTGACGCCTGTGTAAAACTGAAAAAAGCAGGTGTTCGCTACTGTATAACATGGCCTCTCCACTCCTGGTTTGTTGAGCAGTGGATAGCAGAACAGGGAGCGCTTCTTGCCAACAATGAAAACGGTAGAAAAGCAAGAGCTACAAATATTTACATCAACTCAAAACCGATGTACAGAATTATGAATTGGTGGAAAAAACTATACGATAAAGGGTACTACGCCTACTCAGGAAAACCTGAAGATTGGGATGGAGCAAATAACCTTTTCGTATCTCAGCAAGCTGCAATGCTTATAACTTCAACATCAGATGTAACAATACTTGAAAACGCAGCTTATGAGCATGGATTTAAATTAGGCACTGGATTTCTTCCGGTACCTGACGGTATAAAAAGAAACGGTGTCGTTGTCGGCGGTGCAAGCCTATGGGTTACAAAAGGGCACCCAAAGAAAGAGCTTGAAGCAGCTAAAGAGTTTCTACTCTGGTTTACAAACACAGAGAATGAAGTTCGCTGGCACAAAGGAACAGGTTATTTCCCTGTAAGAGAAAGTGCCGTAAAAGTTTTAAAATTTGAAAAATGGTTTGATAAGCATCCGGCTTACAAAGCTGCCTTTGACCAGCTCCTTCAAACAATTCCAAACAGAGCAACCCAGGGAGCATTGATCGGAAACTTCCCTGAAATAAGGACAATAATTGAGAACGCTGTTCAGGATATTCTTGCTGGAAAACCTATAAGGGCAACACTGCAGGAAGCTGATAGAAAAGCTGATCAGGCACTTAAAAGATACAACATGAGCGTTAGGTAA
- a CDS encoding carbohydrate ABC transporter permease, translated as MNKHSLYRSKITALLFILPTLIILTLFLYYPTIETFKMSMYRVAFLGLSKQFVGLENYRDIFLSAEYRKIFVNTGIFVLISVVVSIVIGLFLAVLANQKLKGKSLFRILLIWPYSLPPAVAGVIFLFLFNEQSGMVNYLLKHLLDISPPWLSKSTLAMGVVITAFVWKMIGYNVVFYLAALQNIPKEIIEAAKVEGASILQTFFKVTLPMLSPITLFLIVTNTIAAFFESFTFIDLITKGGPSDSTTVIIYSIYRDGFEYFKTGLAAAESVILFTCVVVLTLIQMKVSKRMVHYER; from the coding sequence ATGAACAAACACAGCCTCTATAGAAGTAAAATAACTGCACTTTTGTTTATCCTCCCAACCTTGATCATTCTAACTCTATTCTTATACTATCCAACTATTGAAACATTCAAGATGTCAATGTATCGTGTTGCTTTTCTCGGTCTATCAAAACAGTTCGTAGGACTTGAAAATTACAGGGATATCTTTTTGTCAGCTGAATACAGGAAAATATTTGTTAATACTGGAATTTTTGTACTCATAAGCGTGGTGGTAAGTATAGTAATAGGACTTTTTCTTGCGGTTCTTGCCAATCAAAAACTGAAAGGAAAATCCCTATTCCGTATTCTGCTTATATGGCCATACTCTCTTCCTCCTGCTGTTGCCGGCGTCATATTCCTGTTCCTTTTTAATGAACAGTCCGGAATGGTAAACTATCTGTTAAAACATCTACTTGATATATCCCCTCCATGGCTTTCAAAAAGCACCCTTGCAATGGGAGTTGTAATAACCGCTTTTGTGTGGAAGATGATCGGTTACAATGTGGTATTTTACCTTGCTGCACTCCAAAACATACCAAAAGAGATAATTGAAGCGGCAAAAGTGGAAGGTGCATCCATCCTCCAGACGTTTTTCAAAGTAACTCTTCCTATGCTTTCTCCTATCACCCTGTTTTTAATCGTAACGAACACTATCGCAGCATTCTTTGAAAGTTTTACTTTCATAGATCTTATAACGAAAGGAGGTCCCTCCGACAGCACAACGGTAATAATATACAGCATTTACAGAGACGGTTTTGAGTACTTTAAAACAGGTCTTGCAGCAGCAGAATCTGTTATCCTTTTTACCTGTGTTGTAGTACTAACTCTTATCCAGATGAAAGTTTCTAAAAGGATGGTTCACTATGAAAGGTAA
- a CDS encoding carbohydrate ABC transporter permease — protein sequence MKGKSLKLITYTLLIISILIIALPVITAFIFSTQTPAEIFSYPPKFTIGKALISNYKTAWSMYHLGKYMLNTFFIAIAVTAGKIVISFLAATVLVYFDIPFKRALFIFILLTLMMPTEIMIVALFDIVTKLGWSNSYLALTIPFLASATGTFLFRQHFLQISPAIVDAAKVEGAGPLQFAVKILFPMSANVIAALTVIEFVYVWNQYLWPLVIIRDNSKQMIQIGLRMMITGQDATNWGIVMAGAVISLLPALAVFLFLQRYLTKGLFLGSEK from the coding sequence ATGAAAGGTAAAAGTTTGAAACTCATTACCTACACCCTTCTGATAATAAGTATCTTAATCATAGCTCTACCTGTAATCACCGCCTTTATATTTTCAACACAGACACCGGCAGAAATTTTCTCATACCCTCCCAAATTCACAATAGGAAAAGCTTTAATATCAAATTACAAAACTGCATGGAGCATGTACCATCTTGGAAAGTATATGCTTAACACATTTTTCATCGCCATAGCTGTAACAGCAGGAAAAATAGTTATCTCTTTTCTTGCAGCGACAGTTCTTGTGTACTTTGACATCCCATTTAAAAGAGCACTTTTCATCTTTATCCTTCTAACATTAATGATGCCAACAGAGATAATGATAGTCGCCCTTTTTGACATAGTTACAAAACTCGGATGGTCAAACTCCTACCTTGCTCTTACCATCCCATTTCTTGCCTCTGCAACGGGAACTTTTCTTTTCCGCCAGCACTTCCTTCAGATATCCCCTGCAATTGTTGATGCTGCAAAAGTTGAAGGAGCAGGACCTCTCCAGTTCGCAGTCAAAATTCTATTTCCCATGTCTGCGAACGTAATAGCTGCTTTAACCGTAATAGAGTTCGTTTATGTCTGGAATCAATACCTGTGGCCACTGGTAATAATAAGAGATAATTCAAAACAGATGATACAGATAGGGCTTAGAATGATGATTACAGGACAGGATGCAACAAACTGGGGAATAGTAATGGCAGGAGCGGTAATTTCACTTCTTCCGGCTTTAGCGGTTTTCCTATTCCTGCAAAGATACCTGACAAAAGGACTGTTCCTCGGAAGTGAAAAATAA